One part of the Mesorhizobium sp. M4B.F.Ca.ET.058.02.1.1 genome encodes these proteins:
- a CDS encoding zinc-dependent alcohol dehydrogenase family protein, with product MLATVLHKPGDIRCEEVADPKILQPTDAIIKLSASCICGSDLWPYRGLQPVDGPMHMGHEYCGIVVEVGAEVRTVRPGQFVVGSFCLSDNTCPHCRFGFQSSCVQREFMSGAQAPYARVALADGTLVATAEVPPAELVPDLLAVSDVLGTGWYAADAAEVRQGSTVVVVGDGAVGLMGVLAAKEMGAERIIAMSRHASRQKLAREFGATDIVAERGEDGVARIKELTRGVGADSVLECVGTRESFDQALACSRPGGTIGYVGVPHGVTFDGQNLFFGQKRMLGGPAPVRRFLPDLIDRVLKGRMKPGKVFDLQLPLAEVDEGYRAMDERRAIKVMLSV from the coding sequence ATGCTCGCAACCGTTCTCCACAAGCCCGGCGACATCCGCTGCGAGGAGGTCGCCGATCCGAAAATCCTTCAGCCGACGGACGCCATCATCAAGCTGTCGGCGAGCTGCATCTGCGGTTCGGATCTGTGGCCCTATCGCGGGCTCCAGCCGGTGGACGGCCCGATGCATATGGGCCACGAGTACTGCGGCATCGTCGTCGAGGTCGGCGCAGAGGTGCGCACGGTCCGTCCCGGCCAATTCGTCGTCGGCTCGTTCTGCCTCTCCGACAACACCTGCCCGCATTGCCGCTTCGGCTTCCAGTCTTCCTGCGTACAGCGCGAGTTCATGTCCGGCGCGCAGGCGCCTTATGCCCGCGTGGCGCTGGCCGACGGCACGCTGGTGGCTACCGCCGAGGTTCCGCCGGCCGAACTGGTGCCTGACCTTTTGGCCGTGTCAGACGTGCTCGGCACCGGGTGGTATGCGGCCGACGCGGCCGAGGTGCGGCAAGGATCGACGGTCGTCGTGGTCGGAGACGGCGCCGTCGGCCTGATGGGCGTTCTTGCGGCGAAGGAGATGGGGGCGGAGCGCATCATCGCCATGAGCCGCCATGCAAGCCGCCAGAAACTCGCCCGCGAGTTCGGCGCGACCGACATCGTGGCCGAGCGCGGCGAGGACGGCGTAGCGCGCATCAAGGAACTCACCAGAGGCGTTGGCGCCGACTCGGTGCTGGAATGCGTCGGCACGCGGGAATCGTTCGATCAGGCGCTGGCCTGCTCGCGCCCCGGCGGCACGATCGGCTATGTCGGCGTGCCGCATGGCGTCACCTTTGACGGCCAGAACCTGTTCTTCGGCCAAAAACGCATGCTGGGCGGCCCGGCGCCCGTCCGCCGCTTCCTGCCTGACCTGATTGACCGCGTGCTCAAGGGCAGGATGAAGCCCGGCAAGGTCTTTGACCTGCAGCTGCCGCTGGCGGAAGTCGACGAAGGCTACCGCGCCATGGACGAACGCCGTGCGATCAAGGTGATGCTTTCCGTCTAG
- a CDS encoding cupin domain-containing protein encodes MDIIRAGTRPSGKGPSDWFTGTVRIDPLFNPFDAARVQGAQVTFEPGARTAWHTHPLGQTLIVVAGFGRVQRKGGPVEEIRPGDVVWFAPGERHWHGASPQTAMVHIAVQEIKDGKAVEWLEHVTDAEYSA; translated from the coding sequence ATGGACATTATTCGCGCCGGCACGAGGCCCTCCGGCAAAGGTCCCTCGGACTGGTTTACCGGCACGGTCCGCATCGATCCGCTCTTCAACCCGTTCGACGCCGCGCGAGTGCAGGGCGCACAGGTGACCTTCGAGCCCGGCGCCCGCACCGCATGGCACACGCATCCGCTGGGACAGACGCTGATCGTCGTTGCCGGCTTTGGTCGCGTGCAGCGCAAGGGTGGCCCGGTCGAGGAGATCCGGCCAGGCGATGTCGTCTGGTTCGCTCCCGGCGAAAGACATTGGCACGGCGCTTCGCCACAGACCGCGATGGTCCATATCGCCGTCCAGGAGATCAAGGACGGCAAGGCCGTCGAGTGGCTGGAACACGTCACCGACGCCGAATACAGCGCCTGA
- a CDS encoding LysR family transcriptional regulator has protein sequence MQRDGMKDLLWFVAVARERSFTRAAAKLGTSQSTLSHTIKELEARLGVRLLTRTTRSVAPTEAGERLYQSLVPRFEEIEADLASLVAFRDKPSGTVRITLSDHALQSTVWPRLEPVLRDYPDLNVELYSDNGMRNIVEERFDAGVRLGESIDKDMIAVRIGPDWRLVAVASPDYFSRRPAPRTPQDLVGHDCINLRLTTFGGLYAWEFAKGGRDLRVRVEGQLTFNSTIPMVDAAISGSGIAYVPESLVSRHIAEGRLTLVLGDWSPPFAGYHLYYPSRRLLSPALAVIVDALRHRS, from the coding sequence ATGCAACGCGACGGCATGAAGGATCTACTCTGGTTCGTGGCGGTCGCGCGGGAGCGCAGCTTCACCAGGGCAGCGGCGAAGCTCGGAACCTCGCAGTCGACGCTCAGCCACACGATCAAGGAATTGGAAGCGCGCCTGGGCGTTCGGCTGCTGACGCGCACGACGCGAAGCGTCGCGCCGACCGAGGCGGGCGAGCGGCTCTACCAGTCGCTCGTGCCGCGTTTCGAGGAGATCGAAGCCGACCTGGCAAGCCTGGTGGCCTTTCGCGACAAGCCGTCGGGAACGGTCCGCATCACGCTCTCCGACCACGCGCTGCAGTCGACCGTCTGGCCAAGGCTCGAGCCGGTGCTTCGCGACTATCCCGACCTCAATGTCGAGCTCTACAGCGACAACGGCATGCGCAACATCGTCGAGGAGCGCTTCGATGCCGGCGTGCGGCTCGGCGAGAGCATCGACAAGGACATGATCGCGGTGCGGATCGGCCCGGACTGGCGGCTGGTGGCCGTCGCCTCGCCAGACTATTTCTCCCGCCGCCCGGCGCCCAGGACACCGCAGGATCTGGTCGGGCACGACTGCATCAACCTGCGGCTGACGACGTTCGGAGGCCTCTATGCGTGGGAATTCGCCAAGGGCGGCCGCGACCTCAGGGTCCGGGTGGAGGGCCAACTCACCTTCAACTCGACCATCCCGATGGTCGACGCCGCGATCAGCGGCTCAGGCATCGCCTATGTGCCGGAAAGCCTCGTCAGCCGCCACATCGCCGAGGGGCGCCTGACGCTGGTGCTCGGCGACTGGAGCCCGCCCTTCGCCGGCTATCATCTCTACTATCCGAGCCGGCGGCTGCTCTCGCCGGCATTGGCGGTGATCGTCGACGCCCTGCGGCACCGGAGTTGA
- a CDS encoding NAD(P)-dependent oxidoreductase has product MTNRVALIGAGAMGGAIGERLLATGNRLAVFDLDKAKVEALVARGATAMASAAEAAGAADYVILSLNSAAIVRRAVFGDAGVAAGARPGTLIIDMSSIDPDATRQLAADASDKGLRWVDSPLSGGAPKALIGELTLMAGGEAQDVADAHAVLRDVASNYTHMGPAGAGQTTKLINQVLCALNFMAVAEATRLALDAGVDVLKIPQALKGGRADSAILQEYLPRFATRDYRRTGRIDNMVKDLNAAQDLARRTHTAMPLTAVCAEVHRLLTAAGLGGEDQAALMEFFQRKEDGK; this is encoded by the coding sequence ATGACCAACAGAGTCGCACTGATTGGCGCCGGCGCCATGGGCGGAGCGATCGGCGAGCGCCTGCTCGCCACCGGCAATCGCCTCGCTGTGTTTGACCTCGACAAGGCCAAGGTCGAGGCGCTGGTCGCCAGGGGCGCGACTGCGATGGCGAGCGCGGCCGAGGCGGCCGGCGCGGCGGATTATGTCATCCTCAGCCTCAATTCAGCCGCGATCGTGCGCCGCGCTGTGTTCGGCGACGCCGGCGTGGCTGCGGGCGCAAGGCCCGGCACGCTGATCATCGACATGTCGTCCATCGATCCCGACGCGACGCGCCAGCTGGCCGCCGATGCGAGCGACAAGGGTTTGCGCTGGGTTGACAGTCCGCTCTCCGGCGGTGCGCCCAAGGCGCTGATCGGCGAGTTGACGCTGATGGCTGGCGGCGAGGCACAGGACGTTGCGGATGCCCACGCCGTGCTGCGCGACGTCGCGAGCAACTACACCCATATGGGACCGGCCGGCGCCGGCCAGACGACCAAGCTGATCAACCAGGTGCTGTGCGCGCTGAATTTCATGGCCGTGGCGGAAGCGACCCGCCTGGCGCTCGACGCCGGCGTCGACGTGCTCAAGATCCCGCAGGCGCTGAAGGGCGGCCGCGCCGACAGCGCCATCCTGCAGGAGTACCTGCCGCGCTTCGCCACCCGCGACTACCGCCGCACCGGCCGCATTGACAACATGGTGAAGGACCTCAACGCCGCCCAGGATTTGGCGCGGCGCACGCACACCGCGATGCCGCTGACAGCAGTCTGCGCCGAGGTGCATCGGCTGCTGACGGCCGCCGGACTGGGCGGCGAGGACCAGGCCGCACTGATGGAATTCTTCCAACGCAAAGAGGACGGCAAATGA
- a CDS encoding gluconokinase translates to MSTAASRLRSDPPPRMVVMGVTGSGKTTVGEALAHAISATYVDGDKLHPEANIAKMSAGIPLDDADRWPWLAKVGETLRQRPAPVIVGCSALKRVYRDFITEQAGEPVLFIYLDGSRKLISKRMHERTGHFMPTSLLDSQFATLEVPGKDENAIAVTIAAPLDEIVADIAARLAGGPT, encoded by the coding sequence ATGTCGACGGCGGCATCACGGCTTCGATCTGATCCCCCGCCGCGCATGGTGGTCATGGGCGTCACCGGTTCGGGCAAGACGACGGTCGGCGAGGCGCTCGCCCATGCGATCTCGGCGACATACGTCGATGGCGACAAGCTGCACCCTGAGGCCAACATCGCCAAGATGAGCGCCGGCATTCCGCTCGACGATGCCGACAGGTGGCCCTGGCTGGCCAAGGTCGGCGAAACGCTGCGGCAACGGCCCGCGCCGGTAATCGTCGGCTGCTCGGCGCTGAAACGCGTCTATCGCGATTTCATCACCGAGCAAGCAGGCGAGCCGGTGCTGTTCATCTATCTCGACGGTTCGCGCAAGCTGATTTCGAAGCGCATGCATGAGCGCACCGGCCACTTCATGCCCACCAGCCTGCTCGACAGCCAGTTCGCGACGCTGGAGGTGCCGGGCAAGGACGAGAATGCGATCGCGGTGACAATCGCTGCGCCGCTCGATGAGATCGTCGCGGACATAGCAGCCAGGCTGGCGGGAGGACCGACATGA
- a CDS encoding SDR family oxidoreductase encodes MSSKLFDLTERTALVTGSSQGIGFALAKGLAEAGAKVVLNGRDEAKLRAAAADIPGAATLAFDATDHDAVRAAIDAFELAGGSIDILVNNAGMQFRTPLEDFPADAFERLLQTNVASVFHVGQAVARHMIGRGRGKIINIASVQTALARPGIAPYTATKGAVGNLTKGMATDWARHGLQCNAIAPGYFDTPLNAALVADPAFSAWLEKRTPAGRWGQVEELVGACVFLASDASSFVNGHILYVDGGITASI; translated from the coding sequence ATGTCGTCCAAACTGTTCGATCTCACCGAGCGCACCGCGCTCGTCACCGGCTCCTCGCAAGGCATCGGCTTTGCCTTGGCCAAGGGCCTCGCCGAAGCCGGCGCCAAGGTCGTGCTCAATGGCCGCGACGAAGCTAAGCTGCGTGCCGCGGCAGCGGACATTCCGGGCGCCGCGACGCTCGCCTTCGACGCCACCGACCATGATGCGGTCCGCGCCGCCATTGACGCTTTCGAGCTTGCCGGCGGGTCGATCGACATCCTGGTCAACAATGCCGGCATGCAGTTCCGCACGCCGCTCGAGGACTTTCCCGCCGACGCCTTCGAGCGCCTGCTGCAGACCAATGTCGCCAGCGTCTTCCATGTCGGCCAGGCCGTGGCGCGGCACATGATCGGGCGCGGCCGCGGCAAGATCATCAACATCGCCAGCGTCCAGACCGCGCTCGCCCGCCCCGGCATCGCGCCCTATACGGCGACCAAGGGCGCGGTCGGCAACCTGACCAAGGGCATGGCGACCGACTGGGCCAGGCATGGCCTGCAATGCAACGCGATCGCGCCCGGCTATTTCGACACCCCGCTCAATGCGGCGCTCGTCGCCGACCCGGCATTCAGCGCCTGGCTCGAAAAGCGTACGCCGGCCGGTCGCTGGGGCCAGGTCGAGGAACTGGTCGGCGCCTGCGTCTTCCTAGCCTCCGATGCGTCATCCTTTGTCAATGGACACATTCTCTATGTCGACGGCGGCATCACGGCTTCGATCTGA
- a CDS encoding 2-hydroxyacid dehydrogenase — protein MQRPHILQVGPYPAWDEEPLNEAFTVHRYFAADDKPAFLAEVGPLVRGIATRGELGANRAMIEACPSLELVSVYGVGFDAVDLVACRERGVRVTNTPDVLTNDVADLGIAMMLCLSRGMIGAERWVRDGSWTAKGLYPLKRRVWGRRAGVLGLGRIGYEVAKRLAGFGMDIAYSDVAPKEFAGDWEFLADPVALARRSDFLFVTLAASAATRHIVNGEVIAALGEEGMLINISRASNIDEEALLDALENKVLGSAALDVFEGEPNLNPRFLALDNVLLQPHHASGTVETRKAMGRLVRDNLAAHFAGQPLISPVL, from the coding sequence ATGCAGCGGCCTCACATCCTTCAGGTCGGACCCTATCCCGCATGGGACGAGGAGCCGCTCAACGAAGCCTTCACGGTGCATCGCTATTTCGCGGCCGACGACAAGCCGGCCTTCCTCGCGGAGGTAGGGCCGCTTGTGCGCGGCATAGCCACGCGCGGCGAGCTTGGCGCCAACCGCGCCATGATCGAGGCCTGCCCGTCGCTCGAACTCGTTTCCGTCTATGGCGTCGGTTTCGACGCGGTCGATCTCGTGGCCTGCCGGGAGCGCGGCGTGCGCGTCACCAACACGCCGGACGTGCTGACCAACGACGTCGCCGATCTCGGCATCGCCATGATGCTGTGCCTGTCGCGCGGCATGATCGGCGCGGAGCGCTGGGTGCGCGACGGCAGCTGGACGGCGAAGGGGCTCTATCCGCTCAAGCGCCGGGTCTGGGGACGGCGGGCCGGCGTGCTCGGCCTCGGCCGCATCGGCTATGAGGTGGCCAAGCGCCTTGCCGGCTTCGGCATGGACATCGCCTACAGCGATGTCGCGCCGAAGGAGTTTGCCGGCGATTGGGAGTTCCTCGCCGATCCCGTCGCGCTGGCCAGGCGTTCGGACTTCCTGTTCGTGACGCTTGCCGCGTCCGCCGCGACGCGCCACATCGTCAACGGCGAGGTGATCGCGGCGCTTGGCGAGGAAGGCATGCTGATCAACATCTCGCGCGCGTCCAACATCGACGAGGAAGCGCTGCTCGACGCCCTCGAGAACAAGGTGCTCGGCTCGGCCGCGCTCGACGTCTTCGAAGGCGAGCCGAATCTCAATCCACGCTTCCTCGCGCTCGACAACGTGCTTTTGCAGCCGCACCATGCCTCGGGCACGGTCGAAACGCGCAAGGCGATGGGCAGACTGGTGCGCGACAACCTCGCCGCTCATTTCGCCGGCCAGCCGCTCATCTCGCCGGTGCTGTAG
- a CDS encoding L-idonate 5-dehydrogenase: protein MKSIVIHAAKDLRIEDRSVEEPGPGQVLLRLAAGGICGSDLHYYNHGGFGTVRLKEPMILGHEVSGLIEKIGSGVSGLEPGQLVAVSPSRPCYSCRYCREGMHNQCLNMRFYGSAMPFPHIQGAFREMLVADAPQCVPADGLSAGEAAMAEPLAVCLHATRRAGEMLGKRVLVTGCGPIGLLSILSARRAGAAEIVAVDLADFTLSMALQAGADKAINTRTDPEGLAPYLADKGTFDILYECSGAAAALAQGIAATRPRGTIVQLGLGGAEMALPMSTVTAKELSINGSFRFHPEFAVGVGLMRKKLIDVKPLITHTVAFDEALSGFELANDRSRAMKVQIAFA, encoded by the coding sequence ATGAAGTCGATCGTCATCCACGCCGCCAAGGACCTGCGCATCGAGGACCGTTCCGTCGAGGAGCCGGGGCCGGGCCAGGTGCTGTTGCGTCTTGCCGCCGGCGGTATCTGCGGCAGCGACCTGCACTACTACAATCATGGCGGCTTCGGAACTGTGCGCCTGAAGGAGCCGATGATCCTCGGCCACGAGGTCTCCGGCCTGATCGAGAAGATCGGTTCCGGCGTCAGCGGGCTGGAGCCCGGCCAACTGGTCGCGGTCTCGCCGTCGCGGCCCTGCTACAGCTGCCGATACTGCCGCGAGGGGATGCATAACCAGTGCCTCAACATGCGCTTCTACGGCAGCGCCATGCCATTCCCGCACATCCAGGGCGCGTTCCGCGAAATGCTGGTGGCCGATGCGCCGCAATGCGTGCCCGCCGATGGATTGAGCGCCGGCGAAGCGGCGATGGCCGAACCGCTGGCGGTCTGCCTCCACGCCACCCGCCGGGCCGGCGAGATGCTGGGCAAGCGCGTCCTGGTCACCGGTTGCGGGCCGATCGGCCTGTTGTCGATCCTCAGCGCCCGGCGCGCGGGTGCGGCCGAGATCGTCGCCGTCGACCTCGCCGATTTCACCTTGTCGATGGCGTTGCAGGCCGGCGCCGACAAGGCGATCAACACGAGGACCGATCCGGAGGGCCTGGCTCCCTATCTCGCCGACAAAGGGACGTTCGACATTCTCTACGAATGCTCGGGCGCGGCGGCGGCGCTGGCGCAAGGCATCGCGGCGACGCGTCCGCGCGGCACCATCGTGCAGCTCGGCCTCGGCGGCGCCGAGATGGCGCTGCCGATGTCGACGGTCACCGCCAAGGAACTGTCGATCAACGGCTCGTTCCGCTTCCATCCGGAATTCGCCGTCGGCGTCGGGCTGATGCGCAAGAAGCTGATCGACGTCAAGCCGCTGATCACCCACACGGTGGCGTTCGACGAGGCGCTTTCCGGCTTCGAGCTTGCCAATGACCGCAGCCGGGCGATGAAGGTCCAGATCGCCTTTGCATAA
- a CDS encoding LacI family DNA-binding transcriptional regulator, translating to MQSSPKRPTMADVAHRANVSTMTVSRAFKRDASVSADTRDRILQAAEELGYVFDSIAANLSSRRSGFVAVTIPSINNANFADTVRGMTEGLRDSGLEILLGFTDYNVEEEERLVGQLLQRRPEAIIVTGGRHTPRCRKMLANAGVPVVETWDLPSDPIGHVVGFSNAEAGRLMVDHFVARGYSRLGFIGGDTSRDTRGLDRRRGFLAALQDRGLDASRVIASGVPPISMREGAAAMVEMISRWPDTQAVMCVSDLSAFGALMECVRRGISVPDDVAIAGFGAYDLAEQSVPSITTIDVGAHEIGIRVAELVLDLLNGRRAADDRVVVGMTPKVIARHTA from the coding sequence ATGCAGTCCTCGCCCAAACGCCCGACCATGGCCGATGTCGCGCATCGCGCCAACGTCTCGACGATGACCGTCTCGCGCGCCTTCAAGCGCGACGCCTCGGTCAGCGCCGACACGCGAGACCGCATCCTGCAAGCGGCTGAAGAGCTAGGTTATGTCTTCGACAGCATTGCCGCCAACCTTTCCTCGCGCCGCTCCGGTTTCGTCGCGGTGACGATACCCTCGATCAACAACGCCAACTTCGCCGACACGGTGCGCGGCATGACCGAAGGTTTGCGCGACAGCGGGCTGGAAATCCTGCTCGGCTTCACTGACTACAACGTCGAGGAGGAAGAGCGCCTGGTCGGGCAATTGCTGCAGCGGCGGCCGGAAGCGATCATCGTCACTGGCGGCCGCCACACGCCGCGCTGCCGCAAGATGCTGGCCAATGCCGGCGTGCCGGTGGTGGAGACGTGGGATCTGCCGAGCGACCCGATCGGCCATGTCGTCGGCTTCTCCAACGCCGAGGCCGGGCGGCTGATGGTCGATCATTTCGTCGCGCGCGGCTACTCGAGGCTCGGCTTCATCGGCGGCGACACCTCGCGCGACACGCGCGGCCTCGACCGGCGGCGCGGTTTTTTGGCGGCGCTGCAGGACCGCGGCCTCGACGCCTCGCGTGTCATCGCCTCCGGCGTGCCGCCGATCTCGATGCGCGAGGGCGCGGCCGCCATGGTCGAGATGATCTCGCGCTGGCCCGATACGCAGGCAGTGATGTGCGTGTCCGACCTTTCCGCCTTCGGCGCGCTGATGGAATGCGTGCGGCGCGGCATCAGTGTGCCCGACGACGTCGCGATCGCCGGCTTCGGCGCCTATGACCTTGCCGAGCAGTCGGTGCCGTCGATCACCACGATCGATGTCGGCGCGCATGAGATCGGCATCCGCGTGGCCGAGTTGGTGCTCGATCTGCTCAATGGCCGCCGCGCGGCGGACGACCGGGTCGTCGTCGGCATGACACCCAAGGTGATTGCGCGCCACACGGCTTGA
- a CDS encoding ABC transporter permease: MNSIKSTALEPTRSELSGLSLGQKASRYLPVYGLPILTLLLIVLFSLLLPRTFPTLLNLRSIISDKAIIAMLSLAAMIPMASGRIDLTVGYGIVLWHILAISLQTAFGIPWPIAVLIVILLGVLTGFINGWLVEVARIDSFIATLGTGTVLYALAMWYTGGRQVVGVLPDGFLSLNGTMLFGLPITGYYVVVLALAMWLVLEYLPIGRYLYAIGANPKAAALNGIPVQKFVVGAFVASGALTALGGVLLASKLRIGQASVGLEYLLPALVGAFLGSTTIKPGRVNVWGTIIGVVILAVGISGIQQFGGSFWVEPLFNGVTLLVAIGIAGYAQRRRGAVVPPAATQPATSQRTTTTNNA; this comes from the coding sequence ATGAATTCGATCAAATCGACGGCGCTGGAGCCGACCCGGTCGGAACTTTCCGGGCTGAGCCTCGGCCAGAAGGCTTCGCGCTACCTGCCGGTCTACGGCCTGCCGATCCTGACGCTGCTGCTCATCGTGCTGTTCTCGTTGCTGCTGCCGCGGACGTTCCCGACGCTGCTCAATTTGCGCTCGATCATCTCCGACAAGGCGATCATCGCGATGCTGTCGCTTGCGGCGATGATCCCCATGGCCTCGGGCCGCATCGACCTTACGGTGGGCTACGGCATCGTGCTGTGGCACATCCTGGCCATCAGCCTGCAAACGGCCTTTGGCATCCCTTGGCCGATCGCGGTGCTGATCGTCATCCTGCTCGGCGTGCTCACCGGCTTCATCAATGGCTGGCTGGTCGAGGTGGCGCGCATCGATTCCTTCATCGCCACGCTCGGCACCGGTACCGTGCTCTATGCTTTGGCCATGTGGTACACCGGCGGCCGGCAGGTCGTCGGCGTGCTTCCCGACGGCTTCCTCTCCCTCAACGGCACGATGCTGTTCGGCCTGCCGATCACCGGCTACTACGTGGTCGTCCTGGCGCTGGCGATGTGGCTCGTGCTCGAATACCTGCCGATCGGCCGCTACCTCTACGCCATCGGCGCCAATCCGAAGGCCGCCGCGCTCAACGGCATCCCGGTGCAGAAATTCGTCGTGGGCGCCTTCGTCGCCTCCGGCGCGCTCACCGCGCTCGGCGGCGTGCTGCTCGCCTCGAAGCTGAGGATCGGCCAGGCCAGCGTCGGTCTCGAATATCTGCTGCCGGCGCTGGTCGGCGCCTTCCTCGGATCGACCACCATCAAGCCCGGCCGCGTCAATGTCTGGGGCACGATCATCGGCGTCGTCATCCTCGCCGTCGGCATTTCCGGCATCCAGCAGTTCGGCGGCTCGTTCTGGGTCGAGCCGCTGTTCAACGGCGTCACCCTGCTCGTCGCGATCGGCATTGCCGGCTACGCGCAGCGCCGCCGCGGCGCCGTGGTGCCGCCCGCCGCCACTCAACCAGCCACCAGCCAACGAACAACGACAACCAACAATGCTTAA
- a CDS encoding sugar ABC transporter ATP-binding protein has product MRPKLIEFIDISKRFGGTLALKSVSLDIHEGEIVALLGENGAGKSTLIKTLAGIHKRDQGTIRFRGEDYHHRPPRPNQPQKVAFIHQDLGLIEWMTVAENVGMAQGFSRRSGLIDWRDTERRAERALALVGCAFDPATRVQDLSRTEKSLVAIARALATEADVLVLDEPTASLPADEVERLFEALRPLRERGVGMIYVSHRLDEVFRIADRVAVMRDGRMVAVKPVVETTPQELVDLIVGRPAHQMFAKSQWQDGPERLKVENLVCGNVGPVTFEARSGELLGLVGLRGAGQEAVGRALFGAERFEGTVSLDGKRLDLSSVGAALAAGVGLIARDRTEESVALSLSVRENMYLNPSAVGRGLFSFMKPARESELTQELGARLGLRPNDPHLPIEALSGGNQQKVVVGRWLATGRKLLIAEDPTAGVDVGAKAEIYRLIAAAVEAGLAVIVVSTDFEEVAHICHRALVFSHNRIVRELAGDALTTAALIRAASVSEAA; this is encoded by the coding sequence ATGCGGCCCAAGCTCATCGAATTCATCGACATCTCCAAGCGCTTCGGCGGCACTCTGGCGCTGAAGTCGGTCTCGCTCGACATCCACGAGGGCGAGATCGTCGCCCTGCTTGGCGAGAATGGCGCCGGCAAGTCGACGCTGATCAAGACGCTCGCCGGCATCCACAAGCGCGACCAGGGCACGATCCGCTTTCGCGGCGAAGACTATCACCACCGCCCGCCGCGTCCCAACCAGCCACAGAAGGTCGCCTTTATCCATCAGGACCTCGGCCTCATCGAATGGATGACGGTGGCCGAGAATGTCGGCATGGCGCAGGGCTTTTCGCGCCGCTCGGGCCTGATCGATTGGCGCGACACCGAGCGCCGCGCCGAGCGCGCGCTGGCGCTGGTCGGCTGCGCCTTCGATCCGGCGACGCGCGTCCAGGACCTTTCGCGCACGGAAAAGTCGCTGGTGGCGATCGCTCGCGCACTCGCCACCGAAGCCGACGTTCTGGTGCTCGACGAGCCGACGGCAAGCCTGCCGGCCGACGAGGTCGAACGCCTGTTCGAGGCGCTGCGTCCGCTGCGCGAGCGCGGCGTCGGCATGATCTATGTCTCGCACCGGCTGGACGAGGTGTTCCGGATCGCCGACCGCGTCGCCGTCATGCGCGACGGCCGCATGGTCGCGGTTAAGCCAGTGGTCGAGACCACGCCGCAAGAACTGGTCGACCTGATCGTCGGCCGGCCGGCGCACCAGATGTTCGCCAAGTCGCAATGGCAGGACGGGCCGGAGCGGCTCAAGGTCGAAAACCTCGTTTGCGGCAACGTCGGCCCGGTCACCTTCGAGGCGCGCTCCGGCGAATTGCTCGGGCTGGTCGGCCTGCGCGGCGCCGGACAGGAAGCCGTCGGCCGCGCGCTGTTCGGCGCCGAGCGTTTCGAGGGAACGGTCTCGCTCGACGGCAAGCGCCTCGACCTGTCTTCGGTCGGTGCCGCCCTTGCCGCCGGCGTCGGCCTCATCGCGCGCGACCGCACCGAGGAATCGGTCGCGCTGTCGCTTTCCGTGCGCGAGAATATGTATCTCAATCCGTCGGCGGTCGGTCGTGGACTATTCTCCTTCATGAAGCCGGCGCGGGAGAGCGAGTTGACGCAGGAACTCGGCGCGCGGCTGGGGCTGAGACCCAACGATCCGCATCTGCCGATCGAGGCGCTTTCAGGCGGCAACCAGCAGAAGGTGGTCGTCGGCCGCTGGCTGGCGACGGGCCGCAAGCTGCTGATCGCCGAGGACCCGACGGCCGGCGTCGATGTCGGCGCCAAGGCCGAGATCTACCGCCTGATCGCGGCGGCCGTCGAAGCCGGGCTGGCGGTCATCGTCGTCTCCACCGATTTCGAGGAGGTCGCCCATATCTGCCATCGCGCCCTCGTCTTCTCGCATAACCGCATCGTACGCGAACTTGCCGGCGATGCCTTGACGACGGCTGCGCTCATCCGCGCCGCCTCCGTGTCCGAAGCCGCCTAG